The Streptomyces laurentii genome contains a region encoding:
- a CDS encoding pstC protein (ABC-ATPase subunit interface;~PstC protein [Streptomyces albus J1074];~Transmembrane subunit (TM) foundin Periplasmic Binding Protein (PBP)-dependent ATP-Binding Cassette (ABC) transporters which generally bind type 2 PBPs. These types of transporters consist of a PBP, two TMs, and two cytoplasmic ABC ATPase subunits, and...; cd06261;~conserved gate region;~dimer interface [polypeptide binding];~identified by MetaGeneAnnotator; putative;~phosphate ABC transporter, permease protein PstC; TIGR02138;~putative PBP binding loops): MATTTPETPDIGERRRPSTSTGRAGDRIFIGLSRGSGITLLVIMAAIAVFLTYRAAQAISQDSANFFTTFEWNPAGTPPVFGIAVLAFGTIVSSVIAMAIALPVAIGIALFISHYAPRKLAKPLAYVVDLLAAVPSIIYGLWGAIFLVPYLAGLNSWLDQYLGWTYIFDRSSDGLARNLFTVGILLAIMILPIITNVTREVFLQVPKMHEEAALALGATRWEVVRMAVLPFGRSGIISASMLGLGRALGETMAVAVVLSPSFLISGHLLDPGGGTFAQNIAAKFNEADGYGRDALIASGLVLFVITLLVNGAARMIIARRKEYSGANS; encoded by the coding sequence ATGGCTACGACCACACCCGAAACACCCGACATAGGAGAGCGCCGCCGGCCCTCCACGTCCACCGGCCGCGCCGGCGACCGTATCTTCATCGGTCTGTCCCGCGGCTCCGGCATCACGCTCCTCGTGATCATGGCCGCGATCGCGGTCTTCCTGACCTACCGCGCCGCCCAGGCCATCTCGCAGGACAGCGCCAACTTCTTCACCACCTTCGAGTGGAACCCGGCCGGCACCCCGCCGGTCTTCGGCATCGCCGTCCTCGCCTTCGGCACGATCGTCTCGTCGGTCATCGCCATGGCCATCGCCCTGCCGGTCGCCATCGGCATCGCGCTCTTCATCTCGCACTACGCCCCGCGCAAGCTGGCCAAGCCGCTGGCGTACGTGGTCGACCTGCTCGCCGCGGTGCCCAGCATCATCTACGGCCTGTGGGGCGCGATCTTCCTCGTCCCGTACCTGGCCGGCCTGAACTCCTGGCTGGACCAGTACCTGGGCTGGACGTACATCTTCGACAGGTCCAGCGACGGCCTCGCCCGCAACCTGTTCACCGTCGGCATCCTGCTGGCCATCATGATCCTCCCGATCATCACCAACGTGACCCGCGAGGTCTTCCTCCAGGTCCCGAAGATGCACGAGGAGGCCGCGCTCGCGCTCGGCGCCACCCGCTGGGAGGTCGTCCGCATGGCGGTGCTGCCCTTCGGCCGCTCCGGCATCATCTCCGCCTCGATGCTCGGGCTCGGCCGCGCGCTCGGCGAGACGATGGCCGTCGCCGTCGTCCTCTCCCCGAGCTTCCTCATCTCGGGTCATCTGCTCGACCCGGGCGGCGGCACCTTCGCCCAGAACATCGCCGCGAAGTTCAACGAGGCCGACGGCTACGGCCGGGACGCCCTGATCGCCTCGGGTCTCGTCCTCTTCGTCATCACCTTGCTGGTCAACGGCGCCGCCCGCATGATCATCGCGCGCCGCAAGGAGTACTCGGGGGCGAACTCATGA
- a CDS encoding phosphate ABC transporter, periplasmic phosphate-binding protein pstS (PBP superfamily domain; cl17296;~Phosphate ABC transporter, periplasmic phosphate-binding protein PstS [Streptomyces venezuelae ATCC10712];~identified by MetaGeneAnnotator; putative), which yields MKLSRKNGLRASAIGALVVSGVLVLSACGSDNNSEPTKKGGKTSAAASNIKCDDAKGQLLAAGSSAQKNAMDLWVKNFQAACAGVEVNYQGIGSGAGITKFNQGQVALAGSDSALKEEEVAASQKICKGGKGIDLPMVGGPIAIAYKLNGVDNLVLDAPTLAKIFDTKITKWNDQAIAKLNPGAKLPDSTIQPFHRSDESGTTQNLGKYLSTTAPADWKYDPKTKSWPAPNGQAANGNSGVATALKGAEGSIGYVELSYATANKLSTVSINTGASAPVPVNAETASKAIAAAKIKGTGNDLALSLDYTTKAEGAYPILLVTYEIACDKGNKADTLPTLKAFLNYTASEEGQKILSDAGYAPLPAEIAAKVREIVPTLS from the coding sequence GTGAAGCTTTCGCGCAAGAACGGGCTTCGCGCCTCCGCGATCGGTGCCCTCGTCGTCTCCGGCGTGCTCGTCCTCTCGGCGTGTGGTTCGGACAACAACAGCGAGCCCACCAAGAAGGGCGGCAAGACCTCCGCCGCCGCGTCGAACATCAAGTGCGACGACGCCAAGGGCCAGCTGCTCGCCGCGGGCTCCAGCGCGCAGAAGAACGCGATGGACCTGTGGGTCAAGAACTTCCAGGCCGCCTGCGCGGGTGTCGAGGTCAACTACCAGGGCATCGGCTCCGGCGCCGGCATCACCAAGTTCAACCAGGGCCAGGTCGCCCTCGCCGGCTCCGACTCCGCGCTGAAGGAGGAGGAGGTCGCCGCCTCGCAGAAGATCTGCAAGGGCGGCAAGGGCATCGACCTCCCGATGGTCGGCGGTCCGATCGCCATCGCGTACAAGCTGAACGGCGTGGACAACCTGGTCCTCGACGCCCCCACCCTGGCGAAGATCTTCGACACGAAGATCACCAAGTGGAACGACCAGGCGATCGCCAAGCTCAACCCGGGCGCCAAGCTCCCGGACAGCACCATCCAGCCCTTCCACCGCTCGGACGAGTCGGGCACCACCCAGAACCTGGGCAAGTACCTGAGCACCACCGCCCCGGCCGACTGGAAGTACGACCCGAAGACGAAGTCGTGGCCCGCCCCCAACGGCCAGGCCGCCAACGGCAACTCCGGTGTCGCCACCGCGCTGAAGGGCGCCGAGGGCTCCATCGGCTACGTCGAGCTCTCCTACGCGACCGCCAACAAGCTCAGCACGGTCAGCATCAACACCGGCGCCTCCGCCCCGGTCCCGGTCAACGCCGAGACCGCCTCCAAGGCCATCGCCGCCGCGAAGATCAAGGGCACCGGCAACGACCTCGCCCTGTCCCTCGACTACACGACGAAGGCCGAGGGCGCGTACCCGATCCTCCTCGTCACGTACGAGATCGCCTGCGACAAGGGCAACAAGGCCGACACCCTGCCGACCCTGAAGGCCTTCCTCAACTACACCGCCAGCGAGGAGGGTCAGAAGATCCTCTCCGACGCCGGCTACGCCCCGCTCCCGGCCGAGATCGCGGCCAAGGTCCGCGAGATCGTCCCGACCCTGTCCTGA
- a CDS encoding hypothetical protein (identified by MetaGeneAnnotator; putative;~sequence version:1): MHIRQRAAGAVLALGLAVGGLSATAFPATAADLSCSARLVTGSAGHKGASVTCTGGAFTAYVDCERTDNGYQYRHFGNRAVSGGTSTVWCDLNARVIHVDAVPS, from the coding sequence ATGCACATCCGCCAGCGTGCCGCCGGAGCCGTCCTCGCCCTGGGTCTCGCCGTCGGCGGCCTGTCGGCCACCGCGTTCCCGGCCACCGCGGCCGACCTCAGCTGCTCGGCCCGGCTGGTCACCGGCAGCGCCGGCCACAAGGGCGCCTCGGTCACCTGCACCGGCGGCGCGTTCACCGCGTACGTCGACTGCGAGCGGACCGACAACGGATACCAGTACCGGCACTTCGGCAACCGCGCCGTCTCGGGCGGCACCTCCACCGTCTGGTGCGACCTCAACGCCCGGGTGATCCACGTGGACGCCGTCCCGAGCTGA
- a CDS encoding NUDIX hydrolase (Ap6A binding site [chemical binding];~Diadenosine hexaphosphate (Ap6A) hydrolase is a member of theNudix hydrolase superfamily. Ap6A hydrolase specifically hydrolyzes diadenosine polyphosphates, but not ATP or diadenosine triphosphate, and it generates ATP as the product. Ap6A, the most...; cd03673;~NUDIX hydrolase [Streptomyces scabiei 87.22];~identified by MetaGeneAnnotator; putative;~metal binding site [ion binding];~nudix motif), producing the protein MSATGPVILAAGAVLWRRARNGEGGGGGEGVEVALVHRPKYDDWSLPKGKRKRNETLAACARREVLEETGQSCALGARLPVVRYLVNGQPKEVTYWVARALGGTFAPDREVDTVVWLPPAAARARLTQPRDRALLDEALRTASAG; encoded by the coding sequence GTGAGCGCCACCGGCCCCGTGATCCTGGCCGCGGGCGCGGTGCTGTGGCGGCGGGCCCGGAACGGGGAGGGCGGGGGCGGGGGCGAGGGCGTCGAGGTCGCGCTCGTCCACCGGCCGAAATACGACGACTGGTCGCTGCCGAAGGGGAAGCGGAAGCGGAACGAGACGCTGGCGGCGTGCGCGCGGCGCGAGGTGCTGGAGGAGACGGGCCAGTCCTGCGCCCTTGGCGCCCGCCTGCCCGTCGTGCGCTACCTGGTGAACGGGCAGCCGAAGGAGGTCACCTACTGGGTGGCCCGGGCCCTCGGCGGCACGTTCGCACCGGACCGGGAGGTCGACACGGTCGTCTGGCTGCCGCCGGCCGCCGCCCGCGCCCGCCTCACCCAGCCGCGCGACCGTGCCCTGCTGGACGAGGCGCTGCGTACCGCATCGGCCGGCTGA
- a CDS encoding CHAD domain containing protein (CHAD domain containing protein [Streptomyces sp. SirexAA- E];~PFAM: CHAD domain containing protein; KEGG: sgr:SGR_3935 hypothetical protein;~identified by MetaGeneAnnotator; putative), with the protein MPNPDPTQDVVRDSPQGVAPDPLGPRDPRDVPRDLPPDATAGEVLAPYLHARSADFLRGLRLHTESGAGTGGAEEAARTLRAAARRISGTLHTYRPLLDPAWADQLRAELAWLSGTLALEHACTSRLVRLADALARLAGGGTAATAAVPAARAGGDPEGSRGLTVGAARAGALLERQLTLARTRAHSAALQALGSARFHAVADAVALLASEVPLGPAGAARADEVLDAPAAVVERRLRDAVGVLPLARAAAPYNAAALGLTAGESQDAPWHQTRGLLRLHRYAAEVLRGDGVPDPVLYEAARALDRHRDAAEAAAAASAAARTPRIAPATAYALGVLHADQRHEVEAARFAFQRAWSRTTAPVR; encoded by the coding sequence GTGCCCAATCCTGACCCCACGCAGGACGTCGTACGGGACTCCCCCCAGGGCGTCGCCCCGGACCCCCTGGGCCCCCGGGACCCCCGGGATGTCCCCAGGGACCTTCCCCCGGACGCCACCGCAGGCGAGGTCCTCGCCCCCTATCTGCACGCCCGCTCCGCCGACTTCCTGCGCGGACTGCGGCTCCACACCGAGAGCGGCGCGGGCACCGGGGGCGCCGAGGAGGCCGCCCGCACCCTGCGGGCCGCCGCCCGCCGCATCAGCGGCACCCTGCACACCTACCGCCCCCTGCTCGACCCCGCCTGGGCCGACCAGCTGCGCGCCGAGCTGGCCTGGCTCTCCGGCACCCTCGCCCTGGAACACGCCTGCACCTCCCGGCTCGTCCGGCTGGCCGACGCGCTGGCCCGGCTGGCGGGCGGCGGTACGGCGGCGACGGCGGCCGTCCCCGCCGCCCGCGCCGGCGGGGACCCGGAGGGCAGCCGGGGGCTCACCGTCGGCGCCGCCCGGGCCGGCGCCCTCCTGGAACGCCAGCTCACCCTCGCCCGGACCCGCGCCCACTCCGCCGCCCTCCAGGCGCTCGGCTCCGCCCGCTTCCACGCCGTCGCCGACGCCGTCGCGCTGCTCGCCTCCGAGGTGCCGCTCGGCCCGGCCGGCGCCGCCCGCGCCGACGAGGTCCTGGACGCGCCCGCCGCCGTCGTCGAACGCCGGCTGCGCGACGCGGTCGGCGTCCTCCCGCTGGCCCGGGCCGCCGCCCCGTACAACGCCGCCGCCCTCGGCCTGACCGCCGGCGAGTCGCAGGACGCGCCCTGGCACCAGACCCGCGGCCTGCTCCGGCTGCACCGGTACGCCGCCGAGGTGCTGCGCGGCGACGGCGTACCCGATCCGGTCCTGTACGAGGCGGCCCGCGCCCTGGACCGGCACCGCGACGCCGCCGAAGCCGCCGCCGCGGCCTCCGCGGCGGCCCGTACCCCGCGGATCGCCCCGGCGACGGCGTACGCCCTCGGGGTCCTGCACGCCGACCAGCGCCACGAGGTCGAGGCCGCCCGCTTCGCCTTCCAGCGCGCCTGGTCCCGGACGACGGCGCCGGTGCGGTGA
- a CDS encoding polyphosphate kinase (Catalytic C-terminal domain, first repeat, of Pseudomonas aeruginosa polyphosphate kinase 1 and similar proteins; cd09165;~Catalytic C-terminal domain, second repeat, of Pseudomonas aeruginosa polyphosphate kinase 1 and similar proteins; cd09168;~Polyphosphate kinase N-terminal domain; pfam13089;~Polyphosphate kinase middle domain; pfam02503;~catalytic site [active];~identified by MetaGeneAnnotator; putative;~polyphosphate kinase [Streptomyces cattleya NRRL 8057= DSM46488];~polyphosphate kinase; Provisional;~putative active site [active];~putative domain interface [polypeptide binding]), producing the protein MKRTVPVRARALPKGRLPSPTARSDAPDHPFTRKNGVMSQQPAEVPVTTPTNAPAPSAQPSLGSIAAHRPHAVRSGPVSDLAPDLDADPDAYEDDEAGELPQGRFLDRERSWLAFNERVLELAEDPATPLLERANFLAIFASNLDEFFMVRVAGLKRRIATGVATRSASGLQPREVLDLIWTRSRELMARHAACFQQDVAPALADEGIHLIRWPELTEKEQARLFTLFRQQIFPVLTPLAVDPAHPFPYISGLSLNLAVVVRNPVTGHRHFARVKVPPLLSRFLEASPERYVPLEDVIAAHLEELFPGMEVLAHHMFRVTRNEDLEVEEDDAENLLQALEKELMRRRFGPPVRLEVEESIDPYVLDLLVRELKISDSEVYPLPGPLDLTGLFGIASLDRPELKYPTFVAGTHRDLAEVESASAPDIFAAVRERDVLLHHPYDSFSTSVQAFLEQAAADPAVLAIKQTLYRTSGDSPIVDALIDAAESGKQVLVLVEIKARFDEQANIKWARKLEEAGCHVVYGLVGLKTHCKLSLVVRQEGEVLRRYSHVGTGNYHPKTARLYEDLGLLTADPQVGADLSDLFNRLSGYSRRETYRRLLVAPKSLRDGLVSRIDKEVAHHRAGRPAYVKIKVNSMVDEAVIDACYRASQAGVPVDIWVRGICAVRPGVEGLSENIRVRSVLGRFLEHSRIFAFGNGGEPEVWIGSADMMHRNLDRRIEALVRVTDPGHRAALTRLLETGMSDTTTSWHLGADGNWTRHATDPEGRPLRHVQEMLIDARRRRRAQS; encoded by the coding sequence ATGAAGCGCACCGTGCCCGTCCGCGCCCGCGCCCTCCCCAAGGGGAGGCTGCCCTCCCCCACGGCCCGCTCCGACGCGCCCGACCACCCCTTCACGCGGAAGAATGGGGTCATGAGCCAGCAGCCCGCCGAGGTACCGGTCACGACTCCGACGAACGCGCCCGCTCCGTCGGCCCAGCCTTCCCTGGGCTCCATAGCCGCGCACCGGCCGCACGCCGTGCGCAGCGGCCCCGTGAGCGATCTCGCCCCCGACCTCGACGCCGACCCCGACGCGTACGAGGACGACGAGGCCGGCGAGCTGCCCCAGGGGCGCTTCCTCGACCGTGAACGCAGCTGGCTCGCCTTCAACGAACGCGTCCTCGAACTCGCCGAGGACCCCGCGACGCCGCTCCTCGAACGAGCGAACTTCCTCGCGATCTTCGCCTCGAACCTCGACGAGTTCTTCATGGTCCGCGTCGCCGGCCTGAAGCGCCGCATCGCGACCGGCGTCGCCACCCGTTCCGCCTCCGGCCTCCAGCCGCGCGAGGTGCTCGACCTGATCTGGACGCGCTCGCGCGAACTCATGGCCCGGCACGCCGCCTGCTTCCAGCAGGACGTGGCCCCGGCGCTCGCCGACGAGGGCATCCACCTCATCCGCTGGCCCGAGCTGACCGAGAAGGAACAGGCGCGCCTCTTCACGCTGTTCCGGCAGCAGATCTTCCCGGTCCTCACCCCGCTCGCCGTCGACCCGGCCCACCCCTTCCCGTACATCTCCGGGCTCTCGCTCAACCTCGCCGTCGTCGTCCGCAACCCGGTCACCGGCCACCGCCACTTCGCGCGCGTCAAGGTCCCGCCGCTGCTCTCCCGTTTCCTGGAGGCCTCGCCCGAGCGCTACGTCCCGCTGGAGGACGTCATCGCCGCGCACCTGGAAGAGCTGTTCCCGGGGATGGAGGTGCTGGCCCACCACATGTTCCGGGTCACCCGCAACGAGGACCTGGAGGTCGAGGAGGACGACGCCGAGAACCTGCTCCAGGCCCTGGAGAAGGAACTCATGCGGCGCCGCTTCGGCCCGCCGGTGCGCCTGGAGGTCGAGGAGTCCATCGACCCGTACGTCCTCGACCTGCTGGTCCGCGAGCTGAAGATCTCCGACTCCGAGGTCTACCCGCTGCCCGGACCGCTCGACCTCACCGGCCTGTTCGGCATCGCCTCGCTCGACCGGCCCGAGCTCAAGTACCCCACGTTCGTCGCCGGCACCCACCGCGACCTCGCCGAGGTCGAGTCCGCGTCCGCGCCCGACATCTTCGCGGCCGTACGCGAGCGGGACGTGCTGCTGCACCACCCGTACGACTCCTTCTCCACCTCCGTCCAGGCGTTCCTGGAGCAGGCGGCGGCCGACCCGGCCGTCCTCGCCATCAAGCAGACGCTGTACCGGACTTCGGGCGACTCGCCGATCGTGGACGCCCTCATCGACGCCGCCGAGTCCGGCAAGCAGGTCCTCGTCCTCGTCGAGATCAAGGCCCGCTTCGACGAGCAGGCCAACATCAAGTGGGCGCGCAAGCTGGAGGAGGCCGGCTGTCACGTCGTCTACGGCCTCGTCGGCCTGAAGACGCACTGCAAGCTGTCGCTCGTGGTCCGCCAGGAAGGCGAGGTCCTGCGCCGCTACAGCCACGTCGGCACCGGCAACTACCACCCCAAGACCGCACGCCTGTACGAGGACCTCGGCCTGCTCACCGCCGACCCGCAGGTCGGGGCCGACCTGTCCGACCTGTTCAACCGGCTCTCCGGCTACTCGCGGCGCGAGACCTACCGGCGGCTGCTCGTCGCGCCCAAGTCGCTGCGCGACGGCCTGGTCTCCCGGATCGACAAAGAGGTCGCGCACCACCGCGCCGGACGGCCCGCGTACGTCAAGATCAAGGTCAACTCGATGGTCGACGAGGCCGTCATCGACGCCTGCTACCGCGCCTCCCAGGCCGGCGTGCCCGTCGACATCTGGGTACGCGGCATCTGCGCCGTACGCCCCGGCGTCGAGGGCCTGTCCGAGAACATCCGGGTCCGCTCGGTCCTCGGCCGCTTCCTGGAGCACTCCCGGATCTTCGCCTTCGGCAACGGCGGCGAGCCCGAGGTCTGGATCGGCAGCGCCGACATGATGCACCGCAACCTCGACCGCCGTATCGAGGCCCTGGTCCGGGTCACCGACCCCGGCCACCGGGCCGCCCTCACCCGGCTCCTGGAGACCGGGATGTCCGACACCACCACCTCCTGGCACCTGGGCGCCGACGGAAACTGGACGCGGCACGCGACCGATCCCGAGGGCCGTCCGCTCCGGCACGTCCAGGAGATGCTCATCGACGCGCGGAGGCGCCGGCGTGCCCAATCCTGA
- a CDS encoding hypothetical protein (identified by MetaGeneAnnotator; putative;~sequence version:1): MTARQHRWTIVAALALTVITVAVLAASVYWSGRAEDILKATGCTVNSEARHCLQSTGDYVDAVWQARHMVEYIAFGVLLLPAVVSGYMAGPLVARELETGTYRLAWTQSASPARWLAAKLAASAVFTVALVVLVNLVFRWSWASGPADDFPTFWNDPTIYAALPGPVPVATVLLGLAVGALTGLLIRRTLPALLTSTLLTGGVIAAFTNYRAFLWPTETLTGQALQNRAARTWSVDQGMLTSSGDKVSLADCHWEWGCVTQRGGVTDYADVHPQSHFWPLQLVETGILLALAALALLAAFRVLRSRLP, translated from the coding sequence GTGACGGCCCGCCAGCACCGCTGGACCATCGTGGCCGCGCTCGCGCTCACCGTGATCACCGTGGCCGTCCTGGCCGCCTCCGTCTACTGGTCCGGTCGCGCCGAGGACATCCTCAAGGCGACCGGCTGCACCGTGAACAGCGAGGCACGCCACTGCCTCCAGTCCACCGGCGACTACGTCGACGCGGTGTGGCAGGCCCGGCACATGGTCGAGTACATCGCCTTCGGCGTCCTCCTCCTGCCCGCCGTCGTCTCCGGCTACATGGCGGGCCCGCTCGTCGCCCGCGAGCTGGAGACCGGCACGTACCGGCTGGCCTGGACCCAGTCCGCTTCCCCGGCCCGCTGGCTCGCCGCCAAGCTGGCCGCGTCCGCCGTGTTCACCGTCGCGCTCGTGGTGCTCGTCAACCTGGTCTTCCGGTGGTCCTGGGCGAGCGGCCCGGCCGACGACTTCCCCACCTTCTGGAACGACCCCACCATCTACGCCGCCCTGCCGGGCCCCGTCCCCGTCGCGACCGTCCTACTCGGTCTCGCCGTCGGCGCCCTGACCGGCCTGCTGATCCGCCGCACCCTGCCCGCCCTGCTCACCTCCACCCTGCTCACCGGCGGCGTCATCGCCGCCTTCACCAACTACCGCGCCTTCCTGTGGCCCACCGAGACCCTGACCGGGCAGGCCCTCCAGAACCGCGCCGCCCGCACCTGGTCCGTGGACCAGGGCATGCTCACGTCGTCCGGTGACAAGGTGAGCCTGGCGGACTGCCACTGGGAATGGGGGTGCGTAACCCAGCGGGGCGGCGTCACCGACTACGCCGACGTCCACCCGCAGAGTCACTTCTGGCCGCTCCAGCTCGTCGAGACCGGCATCCTGCTGGCCCTCGCCGCCCTCGCGCTCCTCGCCGCCTTCCGTGTCCTGCGCTCCCGGTTGCCGTAG
- a CDS encoding ABC transporter ATP-binding protein (ABC transporter ATP-binding protein [Streptomyces albus J1074];~ABC transporter signature motif;~ABC-type multidrug transport system, ATPase component [Defense mechanisms]; COG1131;~ATP binding site [chemical binding];~D-loop;~H-loop/switch region;~Q-loop/lid;~This family of ATP-binding proteins belongs to a multisubunit transporter involved in drug resistance (BcrA and DrrA), nodulation, lipid transport, and lantibiotic immunity. In bacteria and archaea, these transporters usually include an ATP-binding...; cd03230;~Walker A/P-loop;~Walker B;~identified by MetaGeneAnnotator; putative), translating into MTAEHTRHSTGGIALAADGLGLRYGGRSRPWSLRDCSFDLPAGRVCALAGPNGAGKSTLLTLAAGLLRPTEGTISTPERERMAYVAQDRPLYPQLTVGETLDLGRALNPGRWDADAALAVADHPGLRPNATVRSLSGGQRTRLALALALGKRPELLLLDEPMADLDPLARVQLMGLLMADAAEHGTTIVMSSHILAELADACDHLLLLHDGRIRLAGAVDDLLDAHTVLAGPAQDADLSPYTVVVTATTGRQFTALVRTEGAPVPDGWQRSEPSLEELVLAHLRAASATPEGAAA; encoded by the coding sequence GTGACCGCCGAGCACACCCGGCACAGCACCGGAGGGATCGCCCTGGCGGCGGACGGACTCGGGCTGCGGTACGGCGGGAGAAGCCGCCCCTGGTCCCTGCGCGACTGCTCCTTCGACCTGCCCGCCGGCCGGGTCTGTGCCCTCGCCGGCCCCAACGGCGCCGGCAAGTCGACCCTCCTCACCCTCGCCGCCGGCCTGCTCCGCCCCACCGAGGGCACGATCAGCACGCCGGAACGGGAGCGGATGGCGTACGTCGCCCAGGACCGCCCGCTCTACCCCCAGCTCACCGTCGGCGAGACCCTGGACCTGGGCCGCGCCCTCAACCCCGGCCGCTGGGACGCCGACGCCGCACTCGCCGTCGCCGACCACCCGGGTCTCCGGCCGAACGCCACGGTCCGCTCGCTCTCCGGCGGCCAGCGCACCCGTCTCGCCCTCGCGCTCGCCCTCGGCAAGCGCCCCGAACTCCTGCTCCTCGACGAGCCGATGGCCGACCTCGACCCGCTCGCCCGCGTCCAGCTGATGGGCCTGCTGATGGCCGACGCCGCCGAGCACGGCACCACCATCGTCATGTCCTCGCACATCCTCGCCGAACTCGCCGACGCCTGCGACCACCTGCTGCTCCTGCACGACGGGCGGATCCGGCTCGCGGGCGCGGTCGACGACCTGCTCGACGCGCACACCGTGCTCGCCGGCCCGGCCCAGGACGCCGACCTCTCCCCGTACACCGTGGTCGTCACCGCGACGACGGGCCGTCAGTTCACCGCGCTCGTCCGCACCGAGGGCGCGCCCGTCCCGGACGGCTGGCAGCGCTCCGAGCCGTCCCTCGAAGAACTCGTCCTCGCCCACCTCCGCGCGGCCTCCGCCACGCCCGAAGGAGCCGCCGCATGA
- a CDS encoding gntR-family transcriptional regulator (DNA-binding site [nucleotide binding];~GntR-family transcriptional regulator [Streptomyces albus J1074];~Predicted transcriptional regulators [Transcription];~Winged helix-turn-helix (WHTH) DNA-binding domain of the GntR family of transcriptional regulators; cd07377;~identified by MetaGeneAnnotator; putative): MLAYRIDRRSGVATYLQIVQQTRQALRMGVLAPGDRLPTAREVVEATAINPNTVLKAYRELEREGLVEARRGLGTFVRATLGTAAPADSPLRGELAGWARRARAEGLEREDVAALFTSVLNEYFEGDA, translated from the coding sequence GTGCTCGCCTACCGCATCGACCGGCGCAGCGGGGTCGCCACCTACCTCCAGATCGTCCAACAGACCCGCCAGGCCCTCCGGATGGGCGTCCTCGCCCCCGGCGACCGGCTGCCCACGGCCCGCGAGGTCGTCGAGGCCACCGCCATCAACCCCAACACGGTCCTCAAGGCCTATCGCGAGCTCGAACGCGAAGGCCTCGTCGAGGCCCGCCGGGGCCTGGGCACCTTCGTCCGAGCCACCCTCGGCACCGCCGCCCCCGCCGACTCGCCGCTGCGCGGCGAACTCGCCGGCTGGGCCCGCCGGGCGCGCGCGGAGGGGCTGGAGCGGGAGGACGTGGCGGCCTTGTTCACATCCGTACTGAACGAATACTTCGAGGGGGACGCGTGA